In Lycium barbarum isolate Lr01 chromosome 9, ASM1917538v2, whole genome shotgun sequence, the DNA window TACACATAACATACAAAAGCTTATGTAATCCACAAGTCATTAACCCAGATAAGGATAAGTAGAGTTGGTGTTGAGTTCATGGAAGACCAAGAATACAAGGTATTCAATCTGATAGTGCTTTAACTCATCCCGTCATTTATTAGGATTGAGAAGGCAACTCAAGTTCATCGAGCCATCATTATTAGTAGCTCACCTCTCGAACAAGATTATTCGATTGATGGTAACAGCTGAATTCAACTTGATTCTATAAAGAAAGGGCTGCTTAATCGAGAAGTAAGATAGATGAGATGCTTCATTGCCCTGATTATTAGGATGGATAAGGCAGACAGGCTCTTCATACGTATTGTGCCAGCATCTTTTCATAAAATTATACCTTCAAGTAACAATCAAAACGAActttgtatttaaactaacaacacaatacaataaaataggtaacaaccatccaaacaagctgtaaatatagaagaaaaaaagaaacttTTGATGCATAAGCTAAATACACATAACATACAAAAAGAACTGAAAGGGATGAAGTAATGAAATACCGGGGTCGGTCTCCTGGAGGGCCACCAATGGGACGACCAAGTGGCTTAGCAGACTTCTTGAGTGTAGCAGGGACAATTTCGGAAGGAAGATTCAGGTAAGTCCTCAGAAACTCAATGCCGTCATTCGTAAGATACCAATAGTAATGCATCCAAGCAAAGGTCTCACGAACGTATTCCTTTGACTTGAAGCTCTGCATCAGCTTTATCACCTGTAGGTTCGGCACATCGATAGTTGGATGCTTCGCCAAGTTGTAGTCCTTCTTGGCAAAACATACTCCCTCTAAACCATCAAACATCTATTAATTACATACATTTATAGCACAGACACACAACTTGTGCTGGCAAAATAAGCCCATATTTTGTTAACACGCCCAACCCGGGTTGGTGGGTGATTTTTTCAATAA includes these proteins:
- the LOC132609088 gene encoding small ribosomal subunit protein eS10z-like isoform X1, translated to MIIPEKNRREISKYLFQEGVCFAKKDYNLAKHPTIDVPNLQVIKLMQSFKSKEYVRETFAWMHYYWYLTNDGIEFLRTYLNLPSEIVPATLKKSAKPLGRPIGGPPGDRPRYNFMKRCWHNTYEEPVCLIHPNNQGNEASHLSYFSIKQPFLYRIKLNSAVTINRIILFESGPPRFEGDRPRFGDRDGYRAGPRGPLGEFGGEKGGAPADYQPAFRGGGGRPGFGRGAGGFGGAPPSSSFS
- the LOC132609088 gene encoding small ribosomal subunit protein eS10z-like isoform X2; this encodes MIIPEKNRREISKYLFQEGVCFAKKDYNLAKHPTIDVPNLQVIKLMQSFKSKEYVRETFAWMHYYWYLTNDGIEFLRTYLNLPSEIVPATLKKSAKPLGRPIGGPPGDRPRGPPRFEGDRPRFGDRDGYRAGPRGPLGEFGGEKGGAPADYQPAFRGGGGRPGFGRGAGGFGGAPPSSSFS